The segment TACATGTATTACGAAATTATAAAAAgatttcttgaaaaactaaaaacaatttCGGAAGACTAAACATAgatgcattaattccaataCTCCCCTTTAATGCATTTGCTTGATAACTTCAATGCGTTCTCGAATATAGCAAATTTTTTCTCTAGGAAGtgctttggtgaagatgtcagcaAGTTGTTCTCTTGTCTGACAATAATGCAACTGAATTTTGTCTTTCTCTTGTGCTTCTCGAATAAAATTATACTTGACGGAAATATGCTTTGATCTTTCATGGCTGACTGGATTTTTGACAATTACAATTGCTGATAATACAATACAGAATAATCCCTCGTTTTTGTTTTTCACCaatgtcttcaaatattctcCTAAGCCAAATAGCTTGAAAGTAGCCTTAGTTGCTGTAAAGAAAAATCTGAGGATTGAGCAACAACACTTGGCTTTTTTGATAACTAAGAACAAATACTTGATCCAAATAAAAAAGTATAACAAGAAGTACTCTTCATGTCATCTATACTTCCAGCCCAATCACTATCAGAATAACCAAATAAATTCAAATCTCCAGCAAATTTGTACATTATTCCATAATTCATTGTTTCTTGCAAGTAGCGTAGAACACGCTTTGCAGCTCCAAAATGCACTTGGTTTGCTTCTTGCATGAACCAGGATAATAAATTAGCAACAAACATAATATCTGGCCTCGTTGAAGTAAGATATAACAAACTTCTAATCAAGCCCCTATAAAGTGAGCtattagttttcttttttccatTATCTTTCTTTTCTGAACTTCTCATTTGTTGCTAATGGTATGGTCACAGACCTGCAAtccatcattttaaatttttgaagaatacttgTGGTATACTTCTTTTGATAAATGAAaattccttctttcacttgagaaacttcaatgcccaagaaataatttagcaaCCCAAGATCACTCATTTCATAGCCTTACATCATATCTTGCTTGAATTCTTGCATCATCATCACATCATTTCTTGTAAAAAGCAGATCATCTACATAGAGataaataatgataatgttGTCATGTTCTTTCTTTACATATAAAGTGGCTTCACTTTTGCttctctaaaaattatttttcagaaagtatgtatcaatttcattgtaCCATGCTCTGGGAGCTTGCTTCAGCCTGTAAAGAGCTTTTATTAGCCTATACACCTCCTCTTCACTCCCTTGAACAAAAAATCCTTGAGGTTGCTCAacataaatctcttcatcaagttttccatTAAGAAATGCagatttaacatcaagttgaaatatctAACATTTCTTTTGTGCAGCAACAATAATTACAGTTCTAATTGTCTCAAGACAAGCAACTGGAgagaaattttcataaaaatcaatatctgCTTTTTATGTGAAGCCTCTAGCAACCAACCTTGCTTTATGCTTTTGAATATCTCCTTcctgattgagtttgattttgtaaatccatTTTAGACTTACAACTTCTCTTTCCATAAGTtccaagtattatttttttcaatcattcaaatttcttcttccatggctttcttccaaacatcatgcttTATAGCTTCTTCCTAATTTTATGGCTCAACACTGGCAAAGTTACATCTCTGATAAATGTCACTGAACACTTTTGTTCCTTTTGGAGGCGGTTCTTCATCATCTAAATCTGGAATGTCTTCCCGTTGAGAGACATCTTCTACTTTCTCATCTTTCtcttgatttgaagatatgataattgtattctctatctttttatcCTTCCAATCCCGtgttgtttcttcatcaaaaatgacatctctactaacagcaagtttgttagttttgatATCGAGAAACCTATATCTTTTTGTCACATCActataaccaataaatatatatatttgacttTTTTCATCCAATTCTATTCTTTTCTCAGCAGGTATGTGAGCATaataaatacacccaaaaattttaaaatgacttacagAAGGTTTCACTCCACTCCAAACTTCAACTGGTGTCTTGTCCTTTAGTGCCTTTGTTGGGCACCTGTTAAGGATGTACACTAATGTATGCATTTGGCAGCCCTTTCTCATTCATCATAGTTCTGgccatttcaacaattgttatatttcttctttcagattccccattttgttgaggaatATACCCTGTTGTAAGTTTCTTCTGAATGCCTTcatttttgcaatattcttcaaattctcgACTTGATTATTCACCTCTTCTATCGTTGCGAATGATTTTGATGCTGCAACTTTTTTGCTTCTCAACAAgggctttaaatttcttgaatgtagcaaatgtttctgatttttctttcaagaaataaactcaagtcattcttgagaaattatcaataaagattagaaaatacatttgacttccaagagATGGAGTCTTCATTGGTCCGCAAATGTCGGTATGAATTAGTTCCAGAAGTACACTTGCTCTCCAAGACACCCCTTTTGGAAAAGACTTCCTATGTTGTTTTCCATTATACAACTTTCACATGGATCCACCTTAGTATATATCTCAGGAAGGCCTTGCACCATGTCTTTCTGCTTGAGAAGCTTcaaaccatgaaaattcaagtgacaAAATCTTTTGTGCCAAAACCATCAATCatctataatttcattttctaatgcattgtaatgaaattgcaacgggaaatttttttttatcatctttacttcaacaatgactttatttggctcaattttatcataaatcctgcaataattatctctaaacacAAGAAAATAACCATTTTCCATGAGTTGACCAACAGTAAGCAAATTTTCTTCCAAGTCAGGAACATAAAGAACATTATGAATTTGCTTAACGCTTCCTTTCATGTTGATCGAAATGGTACCTTTACCTTTTGCATCAACTAAGGCTTCATTCTCCATTCTCACTTTAGTACTGATGCTATTATTAATTGAGAGGAAAGTCTTTTCATCTCCAGTCATGCGATTATTACAACCACTATCAACATACCATTCATTGCTTTTGTTGAAGCATCAGATTTAGAAGCAAAGAAAAGGTTTTCTTCCCTTTATTCCTCctgtttttcacaaaaaattgcTTGCTCCCGTTTCTTGTGCCAACAATCCTTTTCAGTGTGGccaaactttttacaaaagttaCATTGGAGCATGCCTTTGTGCCGACATTTTTCTGCATTGTGATTAGTCTTTTTGCAAACTTTACAAGAAGACTAGAGATTTTCTCatctttttcttcaactttattggaagaaccatcatgatccTGCTTTTTTTTGCTTGTAATTCTTCTTCTgttgattttttgagaaattttgagaattctcatTTGTTTTAGACTGAAAAGCCGCCTCATTAGGTTGATCTTCACGAAAAGATCTTCGTTTCTCGTGTGCACGAAATGATCCAACTAGCTCTTTGATGGAAAACTTAGAAAGATCTTTCATCTCCTCTTTGATTGCAACAATGTACTCATACTTTTCTGTGACACTAATTAGAATCTTTTCCACAACTTCTTGGTTAGAAATTGTATCAccatgatttctcatttcattaacaatattcatgactcttgtgcaatattcatctattttttcagattctatcatcttcaaattttgaaattcttttctaagagtttgaagatttatagtgCGTACCTTTTCGTCACCATACACCTCAGTTTCCAGAGAATCCAAAAacaatttttgcaaaatatgctcTTGAGACTCCAATTTAGATTTTTCATTTCTGCTGCTGTAAAATCACCATTGTTGTCTGGCTCTTCAAAGCCATTTGCAACAATAGTCCACAAACCTTCTCAACTTCCAAAtgtgttctcattcttatcttccagTATTTAAAATCAGTTCCATCAAAAAATGGAGTAAGAACAATTGGAGAATCAAcaccttcatttgttttggctgccatattttttcttcacctaaccGCTGATTAAGAACGAAACCTGCTCTGATTTtaatttgtaggaaatatggaaggaaaatagtatctttagagaatgctcaagtttattataggtTATTTAAAACTACTTGAGATGATTACTGTCATCAACTACATCTCTATTTATACTAGTAATAATGTAAATCAAAGGTCTTGCACAAATagctaaatacatgtatcataatttactagatacatgtattacgAAATTCTAAAACGACTTGACAATTTCGAAAGACTAAACATagatgcattaattccaacaccCTCCATCCCAATTATGTGAAGGTGATTGACTGGTCACGGAGTTTTACGgcaaaaagaaagaattttgaaaCTTGTGGTATAAGTAAACTATAGAAACTTAAGTAAAACAAGAAGTTTGAACTTAAATTGTTACTAATATGAAAGATGTCCCTTTTTGGGGACTAACTAAAAAAGATagaatatcacataaattgggacgGAGGTATCTTACTGGCAACTGTTTTCTATTTCAGGTCTACCAAGAGTTGAATGGAAAAGTCAGGGATGCTGTTATATCTCTGGTATCCCTTTTGTCTTGCTTTGAGTTTTCACTACcatctattttttccttttaattgagCAACAACATTCCTCTAACCAGATTGATCAAGAGCGTGAGGGAGAGAAAATTGACAGAGCTCTCCTTAAGAATGTGCTgaatatatatgttaaattgGGAATGGGGTTAATGGATTTCTATGAGAACAGTTTTGAAGCTGCAATGCTCAAGGACACATCGGCTTATTATTCTCGCAAAGCTTCTAACTGGATCATCAAAGATTCATGTCCAGATTATATGCTGAAAGTTAGTATACTGCGTTTGCAACCCCTTAATTCTGCATTCTTTCCTTGTTGCTTCTTCTGTATGCCCTTTTTCCGGTTAAATTCCATATGTTAACCTAAATAATCATGTCAATGTTTCTTTAGGCCGAGAAGTGCTTGAAACAGGAGAAAGATAGGGTCTCTCATTATCTCCATTCAAGCAGTGAGACAGAGTTGCTTCAGGTTCATTCCAGCTCTTAATCTTTATTCTTTACTGGAACTTTAGCCTTCAAAATGGAGGATGTTGCTATCAGTTTTTATTGttcacatctttttttttttctgcaaCTTTACTATTCTCACCTTTCTGCAGAAAGTGCAACATGAGTTGTTGTCTGTGTATGCCACTCAACTTCTTGAGAAGGAGCACTCTGGATTCCATGCGTTACTAAGAGATGATAAGGTAGTTAGCAGCATCTTAATGACCatgtttttgattatttttttttgcagtaATTGACACAGTCATGATTAATTTATTAGGTTGAAGATTTATCAAGGATGTATAGGCTCTTTTCTAAGACCCCTCGAGGCTTAGACCCTGTGGCTAATATTTTTAAGCAGGTTTGTGATCTCATGACCTCATATTCTCGATCGTATGCCTATAAGTTACTTCATGTATCCTTCTTTTTAATCTAAATGCAGCATGTTACTGCTGAATGGACAGCTTTGGTGAAACAGGCTGAAGATGCTGCTAGGAATAAAAAGGTTTGTACAATCTACCCTTTTCTCACAAAATCCGTTTCTTTCCCTCCAAAAAACTCacaaaatctttaaaaatacataatagctCCTTGCGGATTTTCTGTCGTCCAGATCGTTTTCTGGTCAAAAATTGAAGCTTTTAACTGGAAAATTACTCCACATGACAAAAACCTCTCCAAGATCAGCCTTTGTAGTTCTACATTGTTGTAGAAGCTCGAAATATTTCATCCATTATAGAAGAGCTCGTTTTTCCAGCAGCCTCTTTCCAGTCGTTTTTGCAGTGACATTTTGTTGTAACATTTCACCATTCCAGTAGCTTATCTAACCTATAAGAGATCCATCCCCgtggtttttcttttttctagtaTTTAATAATCGTCAAGCAGTGAGCAGTAGCATCGAGCATTGCTGTCTTATTATGTCGTTTGCTGAATATAGTGGTGAATGGGAGGAGActtcaaaatgttgaaagtgGAACCCTCTGAGTAAGGTGACAGTGTCTGTTGTCCTGCGTCACAATGGTACTTATGACGACATGGTGAGGGAATTAAATTATGGGCCTAGCAACTTGATCATTAGTTATTTGATGAATGCTGAGGGAAAAATTCATCCATATTTCATAACAAATGATAGGCAGGTGAGGCTGTGCTTGTTTGATTATGTCCCTGATGGTTCTAGACTAGTTTTCTGGGTTAAAGTTGTTGAGAGGCATGGAGAAGAAGAAGGTTCAGCACCATTAGggtgggggtgggtgggtggaTTGTCCCTAGAAAATGCTTGATGTGAATATTAGAGAAACGGAAAATCCATTCATTAAAAAGCTCATGCTGCTTCACAATACATCAAGTAAAAAGTTACTGTAAACTCAGTGAAAAAAGTTAGAGACAATAAGTTCAGGGACCTTTCTCAAAATGCAGCAATCCCTTGAAAAGGGGAGATGACTGCTAAAATATATTGTGCATCACATCTTGAGCTGTCAGTTTGTGAGACTAGCTATTTATTGCCGATTAGAgcattttcctaatttttttttaaaaaaaatcggtTTACCACCTGATGTTCAGTACCCGCATTTGGGCTCGAGTAACCGAATTCAGCTAGGATGTCTCACACAGGGGTAAAGCGCTGGTAATTAATGCGTCTCCATAACCAAGGGAACTCGAACCGGAGACCCGATTAAGGAGTAAGGAGTACTTACCACTCCACCACAACCCTTGTTCGTAGCATATTGCTTTTCTGCTTTTTTAGTTTCCATATTGCGCTTTTGATTAGTTTTGTTCAGAGATTTCTTGTTAACATCATATCTTCTCTTTTGTATCAAAAGCATGAAGTCACAAGTTGGACTTCCATCTCAATGATTGTTttgtttcatttaatttatttgtcctTCGGTAAATGATCATTGATGATTTGGTGGTTGAGAATGCTACTTAAAAGAGATGGTAAACGTTTCTTTAAAGCAGAACCCCCCATCAAATTTGATACTTATCCAAAATAAAGTGCATAAGCAGTTGCTTAGGGAACCAACAAGTTCTTTTTGTCTCCTTTActtcttttatgtattttaactttTCTTCTTCTGCTGGTTAGAACAATGTCAAAATTAATTCATTTCATCTTTTTAGGGATGATTCTCTAAAAGATGAGACTGGTATTTCTTTGTGAGTGCATTTAATATAATGGCTCAATGTCTTGCGTTCTTTCTGATCAACTATTGTTCTTCAACAGGCAGATAAGAGAGGTGTGGTTGGTTTGCTGGAACAGGTAATCCCTTAGTAAATCTGTTATCTGATCCTTTAATATGTTTTCGGCGGTTAACTTATTTCTGAATTTTCAGGTTTCTGTTCGGAAAGTAATTGAGCTTCATGATAAATATTTGGCATATGTGAATAGTTGTTTCCAAAAGCACATACTTTTTCACAAGGTATGTGTTGAAAGGAATGATAGTTGTCGAATTTAATTGTTCTACTCTGTGCATTAGGTCTATGCATAAGGGCAAAAGTAAATTGCTAATATCTGTCCCATCTGTCACTTTCTAGGcttttgaagaaacttttgaGATTTTCTGCAACAAGGGTGTTGCTGGTCGCTCAAGCACTGAACTTCTTGCCACATTCTGTGACCACATTCTCAAAAGAGGCGGGAGTGAGAAATTGAGAGATGATGCCATAGAAGAGACATTGGAGAAGGTGAGCTCTTTCTCTATAAATCCCCTTCCCTTATTTTCCTCTAGAGCATCTGCTTTTTCTTCGTACAACTGGAGCAGGAGAAAGCTGATAATAGATTTTACTTGCAGGTGGTAAAGCTGCTAGCTTATATTAGTGATAAGGACTTGTTTGCAGAATTCTATAGGTAGAGTTACCTCTACTCTTGTATCTCAACCACTACTTGGGTAGTAGCTTCTTTTCTGTTACAAGTTGATGACTTCCTTTTTTGTTTCAGGAAAAAGCTAGCCCGGCGGTTGTTATTTAATAAGAGTGCCAATGTTGAACATGAGAGAAGTATCATAACAAAGTTGAAGCAGCACTGTGGGGGGCAGTTCACATCAAAGATGGAGGGAATGGTAAACTACCCAGATCAATTATGCTGAATTTGAGGCTATATTCTCTGGTGAcattcttcttctcttcctaTAGGTCACGGATTTGATATTGGCAAGGGAAAATCAAGCAAGCTTTGAGGAGTATGTGAGCAACAATCCAATAGCAAATCCAGGAATTGACTTGACGGTGACTGTCTTGAAGACTGGCTTCTGGCCTAGCTACAAGTCTTTTGATTTCAACCTCCCGACAGAAAtggtatattatattatatgttaaatttCATTATGCAGTTGAATTTATCTTGGTTTTGCCCTTGTTCCTCTTGGTGAAGTTCTTTTCGTTGGCAAAGAGTGATGCATGTTTTTTTGCTTGAATCATATTTCTGCTCAAACGTCTTGTCAATGATTCATTTTATGTTGCGCATTGTCAGATTAGGTGTGTTGAAGTATTCGAGGAGTTTTATCAAACAGAAACGAAGCACAGGAAGCTTACGTGGATATATTCTTTGGGAACTTGCATTATAAATGGAAAATTTGAGCCGAAGTCTATTGAGCTCGTTGCCACTACTTATCAGGTTGATTGTTGGCTACTTTTTGAAATCGGATAGGCTTAGTTAAGTTTGAAACATTTTTATTACCTTACCAATGAGAAAACGAGATTGAGATTTCTTCCTTTTTGTAGGCTTCTGCTCTGCTGCTCTTTAATGCATCAGATAGATTGAGTTATCAGGAAATCATGACACAATTAAACCTGTCAGATGATGATGTTGTTGGGCTTCTTCATTCTCTTTCATGTGCTAAGTACAAGATTCTCAACAGGCAgccaagcaccaaaacaatttCTCCGACGGATGTCTTTGAGTTCAACTCAAAGTTCACTGACAAAATGAGGAGGATCAAGGTACAATAATGATGAGTAAGGTTAGCCTTTCTACTATGAATTATTGCACTACATTACTGACCCAGTGAGGAAATTGCTGTAATGGTATGCAGTTACCTCTCCCTCCTGTTGATGAGAAGAAAAAGGTAATTGAAAACGTTCACAAGGATAGGCGGTATGCCATAGATGCTTTGATTGTGCGTATTATGAAGAGTCGTAAAGTACTGGGCTACCAGCAACTGGTTATCGAATGTGTTGAGCAGTTGGGACGGATGTTCAAGGTATCCTCAGGGATAAACTTCTACTTCTCAATTTTAATGTTCGTTATCAAGTTCAGCTGAGCTAATTACTTTGTTTTGAATACACATAGCCTGATGTCAAATCTATCAAGAAGAGAATTGAAGATTTGATAACTAGAGACTACCTTGAGAGGGACAAAGATGAACCAAACTTGTTCAAGTACTTGGCATGATTTCTGCAAATCATGGTGAATGTGTGATGTTTAAAGGATTCTGCAATCTACATAGGAGGAGAAACATGCCGCCCAAGATGATGACGGATTTCTGCAACTCCAACCTTCCTGGATCTTTTATTGCCTTGCATCAGGAGCTTGAATCATTTTGTACAAATGGTTAAGAACTAAAGATCTCAGTAAAAGTAAAATTGCCTTAACTTCTTCCAGTCTTATATGGCCCTTTCGCGTTCTCTATTCCGTGTTTTGTCGCCTACCTGTTCGGGTTGTGAGTAAATATAATATTCTAGTCAACAGCTTACCTCTCTGGATTCAGCACAATGGTAATTACTTTCAGTATATGCTCGACAATCCTACTTTCTTGGTTCTTCATAGATTTCGATTTGGACCTTGCTGGTCCTTGTTGGGTTTTCTTTCAACCTTGGGCAAGTTTATTGGATCCGGAATCTCATTACTCAACAGTTCTCTATTGAATGAATCAATTGTTTAAGTTTAAGGTCCATTATCCCAAACTTTGCAGATGTGAGAAACTTGTAGCTTCGAAATGACATTCAGACCCGAATCTGAATTGTGTATGGCTTTGTAGATAGAAGATACCAGCTAGATATAATAACACTCATAAAGTTACCAAAATATGCTTATATAATTACAAAACTAGCTAGAAACAGAAATTATGAGAAACACCATATGTTTACATAGCCGGGTCAAGTGTGTAATGGCTCTGATCTGACACAAATCATCCTCGAGCCTAGAGCCAAATCTTAGGCATGTTAAAGTACACAAGTGTTGGTGATAATAGCCTTTTTAGGTGGCAAAATAGCTTTTTGCCTAGTGTGTGTAACTTTTTTACCCTTTAAGTAAGCCGTTACATATGGAAAAGATcttgaattttgttattttcttgctCTCTTTGTTATATcgatttcatatttatgttcttGTGGCATAACCAATATTCATTCTTTATTATTGTTTCATCGACAgcccaaaaaagaaaaggaaaatagtTTGATCAATATTAAAATTCACTTGTACTTAATCCCTAATTTCGAACACTTTATTACGTTATCAATGAGAACGATATTGAGACTTCTTCCTTTTCGTAGGCTTCTGCTCTGCTGCTTTTTAATGCATCAGATACATTGACTTATCAGAAATCATGGCGCAATTAAACCTATCAGATGATGATGTTGTTTGGCTTCTTCATTCCCTTTTATGTGCCAAGTACAAGATTCTCAACAAAGAACCAACCACCAAAACCGACTGATGTATTTAGTTCAACTCAAAGTTCACTGGCAAAATGAATTGTTGTAAATGTATGCAGATACGTAATGATGAGTAAGGTTAGCCTTTCTACTATGAATTGTTGCACTACATAACTAACCCCGTAAGGATATTGCTGTAAATGTATGCAAATACATCTCCCTCCGGTTGATGAGAAGAAAAAGTTAATTGAAGGCAGTATGCTATAGATGCTTCAAGTAGTGGGGGTGGGGGATTGAGTGAGTGAGAGGAGACAATAAACTTGGAAAAAGGAACCATTAATGACAAGAAGAGAATTTAGTGAGATGTGAATCTCTCTTTCTCCTTTTATGTGTTTTTCCTTATTTCTCGAAAAACCCCTTATACTTCTAACTATTTCCATTTTTGTCGCGgttaagccctgaagcgagaCTCAAAATGTGTTGAGCGCTTCAGCTCACTTTATGTCCACTTCTATATTGTCACTAAGGTTCTAAGGCAACCTTTTTCTTGCCAATGAGCCTCTTCGGAAGAAGTGAAACTAtacaattgatatttcacttttatcataatgtttttttcaatttctatggtcatatatttgttatgcatgtttataattattagtcttaaactaaacatatatatttgtatattttgtccctttgaactttttttaattaaagctCACACTTTATTTGTGTTTTGCACTTTAAGCCCATTGGACCTTAGAGTTTTTTTGCTCTTTTCGCCTTTGATAACACAGATTCATTAGCaaaatcattttcctcgagagaatatttttttaagcattttgaccattcaaatattaaaaatctgGAAAACACCGACAACActctcaaaaaagaaaaagaaaagagtactcAAGCACTTGGGGTAAAAATGCATGAAACCCCAAAATAGTTGGAATACATTTGCAACAACTCTgaatgaaaaacaaagaaattacCCCGGCAAAAATGGAAATACCTAGAAGTAAGTATAAGAGGATTTTCGAGGAAAAGGAAATTACATAAAAGGGGAAAGAGAGATTCACATCTCACCCGATTCTCTTTTTGTCATCAATGGTTCCTACCTTCCTGGCAGCTCCATCTTATGACCTCATCAGGTCTAGAATCTCCGATCACCCTTTCAGCAAATTCCTTCCCTCTCTGGTGACATCACAGGTATATTTTCCGGTTAAGTTGCGAGTTTCGATTTGATGTACACTATTCCTTCATATGTATATACCTATGATGCATAGTTGATGTGGTGGTTTCTGATTAATTGTTTCTTGCTTTGGTTCAGACTGATCCTGTTATTAATTTTGTTTCCAGTAGCTATTGAAATTGTGCTATTTTGTTGTGGTTGATTTTGCGATCTTCAGAGGTGGATTGATGGACTagttttatgttgttttttatttctctATAGTTGACTCTGAGCATAAGTGTTATTTCCTTTTGAAGTTAGGAATAGTGGAGGTTTAGTATTCATTACTGGTAGGTTTtgagtttaattttttgttcattattgTTGCAACTAACGGCATTCATGTAAAATAGTGTAATGTTGAAGTATTTGAGCAACTTAGCTTTTCAGTgtttgtgatttttattttctttcgcTATTCTCAGTTTTATTTACTTACTAATTTATATAAGTATATTGGAAAATGTTGTATACGGTTTTCTTTTTTAATGGAACCCTGAAAAGATTTTAAAAGTTCATATCTTTTAGGGCCAAGTGTGCAATTTTGGTATTTCTAGTTTATGTAGGTCCTAGGTATCAGGTCAGGGTCTTCGGGAACCAAGTCATAATCGTTAGGAATCAATCAATTGTATGGAATGTGCTTAGAGATGTGTTATATGATACCAGCCGACATGTTTCATGCCACCAAAATGTTGTTATCATGTGAGTACTAGTCCAATAAATACAATTTCCTGAAAAGTGCCCCTTTTCGGGGGTAAAGGACGTGAAGAGCTTGCAATAAATTGCTGGATCAATCCCTAAATAGAATTTGGATGtaataagcatgaataaaatGTAAGCTCACATGAATCATGAACATAGATGATTTGTTGGCAAGTAAATATCAATAGTggatgaggtaataacttagcgTTTTTATTTCGGCTGAATGTAGGTAGTCTCTGCTGCACATTATTGTACTCATGTGAAGCTCTCTTGAAGGCGTCTTTTTTTTGTGACATGTACTTCTCCTTTACGCTTCTCTCAGCACTTCTAAATTTTGAAGTTTGGACTTGTTTAGTTACATAAATGGCTCATTTCTGCTTGATAATTTATTATACTTCAAGTCTTATACATCCaactaaatatataattcagAGTGGTAAAGAATCTTTAGAAACAAAGATGACACTGAACCAATAAAAAAACTCACTACCTTTTCCAGTTAGGCATCTATAACTGTGGTAATTTAGAATATTTCTATTTAGTGAGCTTTGATTCTTTCCTTTAttattggattttattcttGTGCTCCTTTAGCTTCTCTCCTCTTTGTATTACTTGAATTTAAGCCGCCAATATGTAATCCTGTTTCCTGTTCTTGACTTCTAGTCATATTCTTCTACGCTTTCTATTGTAAGACCCAGAAATGGCTCAAGGTACTTCTGCGACTCTTGTATGCGTCGCTCCTTAACAGGCCCACACTTTGAAGCCTTGGAATCCAAGTAATCTGGTCATATTTCAAGGATAAAGCCAAGCTTGTAGATTGTCCAACATCAGATTTTGGTATTTAATAAGAGCGTTCTTTCTGTCATTTGTTTGTTTATTCTCAAGACTAGAGTCTCATATTAATGTGATTTG is part of the Solanum lycopersicum chromosome 1, SLM_r2.1 genome and harbors:
- the LOC101248419 gene encoding cullin-1-like isoform X1 — protein: MNQLSTIDLEHGWGIIERGITKLKNILEGLPEPQFNSEDYITLYTTIYNMSSKNPLNNLSQQLYDKYREAFEEYNITTVLPSLREKHDEFMLRELVKRWLNNKVMIRWLSRFFHYLERYFIPRRSVPGLNEVGVTCFRDQVYQELNGKVRDAVISLIDQEREGEKIDRALLKNVLNIYVKLGMGLMDFYENSFEAAMLKDTSAYYSRKASNWIIKDSCPDYMLKAEKCLKQEKDRVSHYLHSSSETELLQKVQHELLSVYATQLLEKEHSGFHALLRDDKVEDLSRMYRLFSKTPRGLDPVANIFKQHVTAEWTALVKQAEDAARNKKADKRGVVGLLEQVSVRKVIELHDKYLAYVNSCFQKHILFHKAFEETFEIFCNKGVAGRSSTELLATFCDHILKRGGSEKLRDDAIEETLEKVVKLLAYISDKDLFAEFYRKKLARRLLFNKSANVEHERSIITKLKQHCGGQFTSKMEGMVTDLILARENQASFEEYVSNNPIANPGIDLTVTVLKTGFWPSYKSFDFNLPTEMIRCVEVFEEFYQTETKHRKLTWIYSLGTCIINGKFEPKSIELVATTYQASALLLFNASDRLSYQEIMTQLNLSDDDVVGLLHSLSCAKYKILNRQPSTKTISPTDVFEFNSKFTDKMRRIKLPLPPVDEKKKVIENVHKDRRYAIDALIVRIMKSRKVLGYQQLVIECVEQLGRMFKPDVKSIKKRIEDLITRDYLERDKDEPNLFKYLA
- the LOC101248419 gene encoding cullin-1-like isoform X2, with protein sequence MNQLSTIDLEHGWGIIERGITKLKNILEGLPEPQFNSEDYITLYTTIYNMSSKNPLNNLSQQLYDKYREAFEEYNITTVLPSLREKHDEFMLRELVKRWLNNKVMIRWLSRFFHYLERYFIPRRSVPGLNEVGVTCFRDQVYQELNGKVRDAVISLIDQEREGEKIDRALLKNVLNIYVKLGMGLMDFYENSFEAAMLKDTSAYYSRKASNWIIKDSCPDYMLKAEKCLKQEKDRVSHYLHSSSETELLQKVQHELLSVYATQLLEKEHSGFHALLRDDKVEDLSRMYRLFSKTPRGLDPVANIFKQHVTAEWTALVKQAEDAARNKKADKRGVVGLLEQVSVRKVIELHDKYLAYVNSCFQKHILFHKAFEETFEIFCNKGVAGRSSTELLATFCDHILKRGGSEKLRDDAIEETLEKVVKLLAYISDKDLFAEFYRKKLARRLLFNKSANVEHERSIITKLKQHCGGQFTSKMEGMVTDLILARENQASFEEYVSNNPIANPGIDLTVTVLKTGFWPSYKSFDFNLPTEMIRCVEVFEEFYQTETKHRKLTWIYSLGTCIINGKFEPKSIELVATTYQASALLLFNASDRLSYQEIMTQLNLSDDDVVGLLHSLSCAKYKILNRQPSTKTISPTDVFEFNSKFTDKMRRIKIPLPPVDEKKKVIEDVDKER